In a single window of the Aureibacillus halotolerans genome:
- a CDS encoding AbrB/MazE/SpoVT family DNA-binding domain-containing protein → MKSTGIVRKVDELGRVVIPIELRRTLEIAEKDALEIYVDDDRIILKKYKPTMTCQVTGEVSEQNFSIAGGKIVLSHEGAEEVLNELQRQLSNRS, encoded by the coding sequence TTGAAATCTACTGGGATTGTTAGAAAAGTTGACGAATTGGGAAGAGTGGTTATTCCTATCGAACTTCGACGCACTTTGGAAATTGCTGAGAAGGACGCATTGGAAATCTACGTGGATGATGATCGTATCATCTTAAAAAAGTACAAGCCTACAATGACATGCCAAGTGACTGGAGAAGTTTCTGAACAAAATTTTTCTATCGCAGGCGGCAAGATCGTCCTAAGTCATGAAGGCGCTGAAGAAGTATTAAACGAGCTTCAAAGACAGCTTAGCAATAGATCATAA